Sequence from the Corallococcus soli genome:
GGGGGTTTTCCGCTTTGCGGGCTGGCCCTGTCGTCCGTGCTCGCCCCCGTGGATTGATCCGGCGTGGTGCGAACATACCAGGTCTGTCTTTGAAGCTGGCTTGGTCCTGCCTGCTTTGCTTGAGTGTCGCTCCTTCCCCTCTTGCAGGACAGGAGCCTCTCGCATGCATCTGCTTCGAATCTACGCCGCTGGTCTGCTCGCGCTGGGCTTCCTTCTCGCGCCGGCCCGTTCCGACGCTGCCGCTGGGGTTCGCCTTGGCGTGGGCGCGGATTACTGGGTGGATACCAGCGCGGCCTTCAACTTCACCCTGGGCGTCGAGGGCCATGTCGCAGGTCCCATCTTCGTCGGCGCCCGCTTTGGCGCGGTGTTGGTGACGGACGGCAATGTGATTGGCGTTCCGTTGGACATCTCGCTACGCGCGAACATCGGCCGGACCGTCTACATCGAAGGCTTGGCGGGACCTTGGATCTTCTTCAAGGGCGACGCCTTCAAGGCCCACGCGGCGTTCGGCTTTGGTCTGCAGGGGAAGGCCGCGAGCATCGGTGTCGAGGTGGGCTACCTCGACCCGAATCCCATCATCGGCTTGCGGCTCGGCTACAAGTTCTGAGGACACAGCCTCAGTAGTGGGGCGGGCGCTCCTGCTGGCGGGCGTCCACCAGGCCCGGCTCGGCCTCGAGCTTGAGCTTGAGCCGGTCCAGCTCCACGCGGAGCGTGTCGATGACGCGCCCCTGCTGATAGAGCACGTCGCTCAGCTCCTGCAGCAGCTCCTGCTGCTGCGTGTAGCGGATTTCCAGCTCGACCAGGCGCTTGTCTTCCATTGCCGTCTTCTCCGCGGGGGAATGCTGCCCCATGAATACTCTCGAATACCTTCAGCGAGCCCGCGAGTTGCTCGGGCGGGGGCAGCCCGAGCTGGCGGAGTCCGCGCTCAGTGACGCCATTGATGCGGCCGTGGCTGCGGAGGACCTCGTCCTCCTCACCCAGGCCCGCTTCGCGCTGGGGGAGCTGCTCTTCCAGCAGGGCCGCGACGAAGAGGCAATCCCCTTCCTCCAGGCGGTGGTCCGGACTGAACGGGCTGATGGTTCCGTGGACGCCCCCGTCATCGCGTCGGCGCGGATGCTGCGCCAGATTCGGGGACAGGAGCCTCGCTGACGTTCAGGGCAGCCGGCACTGCTCTCGGATGGCATCCATCCGCTGGGGGAAGCGCCGCTCCAGGTCGCTGCGTGTCTGACGTGCTCCCTCAAGCCGTCCGGACTTCACCTGGAGCGTGCACAGGGTGGCCAGCGCCCGCGTGTCCGTGACGTTCAGGCGGTCCGCTCGCCGCAGGGCTTCCTCGGCGGCATCGTCGTTCCCGAGCTGGGCCCACGCGAGTCCAAGCTGGAAGTGGCCCTCCGCGAGCATCGGGTCTGCTTGGACTGCCTGCTGCAACATCTTCACGGCTTCCCGCCCCCGTCCCTCCTTGCCGAACACGAGACCCCGTTCCACCAGGAGCCGGGCCGGAGGCAGCCTTCCTTCCAGCGAGGCGAAGACCTTCAGCGCCTCATCGGGCTGCCTCAGGCGACTGAGCAACCGTCCGTAGCGCACCCCGACCTGGACATCGCCAGGGATGCGCTGGTGGGCCCGGGCGAGGGCCTCCATGGCACCGGCGAAATCGCCCTTCTCTTCACTCAGGTCCGCCCGAAGGAGGTCCGCCCGGGCGTCTGTCGGTGCGAGCTGGTTGGCTTTGCGCAGGGACTGCTCCACGCAGCGCCCCATCCGCTCCAGGTCGCAGATGCGGGCGAGCAGGAGCTGGGTCTCGACCGCCGTGGGGTCCCTGCGCTCGGCTTCCAGGGCCAGGTCGTGGGCCTCCGCCGGGGCGCCTTCGCGCAGGAGTTCAGCCGCGGCGCGCAGGTCCGCGGCCGTCGCCTTGTCGTTGGTCTTCAACGGCACCAGGAAGGTCAGCCGGCTGTTGATGTCCGGCGTCGCGCGGGCGATGGCCAGCTCCTGCTCGGGCATGTTCCGGGGCAGGAACAGCGGGATGAGGTGGATGGCGAGCGCGCCCGCGCACACCCACAGGACGCCTCGCATCCCCTGATGCCAGCGCCGGTCGTGACGCTGATGAGCTGGCCCGTTCGATGGTTCGCTCATGGCGGGCTCCTAGACGGCTCGGAGGTGGGGGCGCAGGTTCGAGGGGAGCTCCAGCCCGCAGCTCCAGCAGAGTTCGAAGTTGGCCGGGATCTCCTCACCGCAGCGGGGGCAGGTCACCGACCGGTTCGAGGCCTCCTGGTTGGCCTGGAGCTCGGCGAGGACCTGCCGTCCAGCTTCCAGCTCCTGCGGCCATAGCCACAGCTCCACCCAGGCCTCGGTGCTGGGGATTTCACCACTCAGCGGAGCCAGGGACTCGCCACGAACGTCGACCGAGAGACCGGCCGCTTCCAGGGCGCCCGCCAGCATCCGCGCCTCTCCGACCGTGCGGTGCACGGAGAACTGCACGCGCTTCATGATGCTTGTCTGTCAGAAGCGCGCCGTCACGGCAACCGCGCCCGGCCGCCCCCCTGCTGTCTCTCTTGTCCCGCTCCTGCCCCGGACTTATCCCGGCCCTGCCGGACCGTGTGGGCGTCCGTCATTCATCGTGACGGAGCTGGTGTGGCAGGACGGCGTGGGCGTGGCGTGGTGCCCGGGCGTGCAGTTCGGCGGTCAGCAATGCGTCCAGCTCCGCGAGCAGGCGATCATATCCGCCCCCGGCGCCCTTCGCGGGCAGCCGCTCGGTGGCGAGGCGCAGGCGAGGGGTCTCCTCGTCCTCGAAGGCCAGGGTCACGGCCAGGCCGTCCGGGCCACCGCCCTGGGAGGCCAGCGTCGCGGGCTCGGGCTCTCGCTGGAGCGTTTCCAGCAACGGGCTCAGCCGATGAATCTCCTCTGGGGTCAGGTCTCGCTCCACCACCGGCTCGCCCTGCTCCAGGACGCGCAGATGTCTCAATCCCTCCACTCGCAGCGCCTGGGCGCCCGTGTTGGTCCGACCACTGCGCTCGTAGGTCACCGTCTTCACGCGCCGTACCTCCCTCGGTTCAGGAGTAGGCATCCGTCTTCAGGTCCGCATCCGGGAAGGGATGCCTGGGACGTTGCCGGGCCAGGGAGGCGCGCTCGAGCGACCGATGCCCGACACTGCGGCGCTCTCGGTTCATGCGTCCCCGTGCGCCTTGGCCGGACACGTCTGCCTGGACGTCCTGCGGCCGCGATCCGCTGCCTGGGAACGCCACTCCCGACCCTGATGCCTTGGTCCGGGTCACGGCTTCGACGCGCTGAAACCAGAACGTTCCTGTCGTTCCCCGCAGGTTCGACGCGGGAATTGTCAGGGAGCGGTTCCCTGAAGCACCGGGCGGAGCGTGCGAGGGGCCGGCAGCGTGTCCTTGCCGGCCCCCATTGCTCAGCGTGTCAGCGGACGCGCGGCGAGCACTCGCCTTCGCCGCGATAGTGCCCCACGGTTCGCACCTGTGCCGTCACGAAGTCCCGCAGGGTGAGCACGCTGCCCGCGCCTCCCGTTCCGTACTGGCCGGACGGCAGTGTGGTCAGGTCCACCGTGCCCAGCTCATCCAGGGTGACCTCACCGTCCGGGCCGACCACGCCCGCGCTGTCCGCGGCGGCGATGGCGTCGAAGCGCATCTTCGCGTCAGGGGACTGGAGGTCGTCGAAGAACAGGTGGTCGCCGTGGATGGTGAGCTGCACCGTCTCCGTGCCCCCCTTGGGCACCGTCACGCCGCTGCCCATGTCCTCGCTCTCGCAGCGCTCATAGAGGGTGTTGGTGGGAAAACCCCAACGGAAGCGCTTCGACACGGCGCCCTTCGTCGCGGTGCCCTCGACGTAGACGGACCAGTCTTCGGTGTTCATCCGCGTCACATCCGCGGCGTCCGCGTTGCCGGCGGTGGCGTCCGGGACGGGGGCGATGGCGTAGCTCACCGCGTCCCATTCCTCCGAGGCCAGGTCGGTGAAGGCCGCGACGTTCACGGGGCCCGGACGGTGGACGTCATAGACCTTCGCGGGCGTCTGCTCCGCGGCCGTTTCGCCTTCGCGGTTGGCGACCTTCAGCTCCCCCAGCTTTACGAGGAACTTGTCGTAGCGCACGGTCCAGCCGTCCTCGAACGCGGAGGCGGGCATCTCCTTTTCGATGAAGTCCTCCCCGTACGCGGTGAACGTCACGTTGCCCTGCCCCGACGAGCAGGCCATCAGGCCCAGACACGACACACCCATCAGCCACTGCTTCATTGCGCTGCTCCTTCCACCCACGTCACGACGTAGGCGCTGGTGTCTTCCACGCCGCGCACCAGGGCATTCTGTGCCTGGCTGTCAGCGGGGAAGGTGGAAACGCCTGCCGCGTCCGGAAGCGACGCGGTGGCGAAGTTGATGCGGCTCATCCACTTGCCCAGGTCCACCGCGATGCTCACGGCGCCGGGTTCCTGCTTCAGTTCACGCTCGAAGCGCACGCCTTCAATGGCCTTGGGGAGATCCACCGCGGCGTCGAAGCGCACGGTGGCCCCCGTCGTGTGAAGCGCGGTTCCCCGCACGTGCACCTGGTGGCCTCCCAGCACGTTCTGCGCGTCCGTGGCCGCCGTGGGCGTCACGAGCGTCAGCTCCAACGAGCCGTAGGAGCCCGTGACGGCGTTGGCGTCGCCCAGGAAGGCGCCTCCCGCCGCGAGCAGGTCCACCGTCTGGACCTTCAACACCTCTCCCAGCGCGTCGCCTGGGACGTAGTGGCCCGGGTGCGCGCGCGCCGTGCCTCCGATGAGCGAATACCAGTCGAAGCGCGGGGCGCGTGACAGCAACACCCGGCCTTCGAAGAAGCGCACCGCGCCCACCGACATCTGGACGGCTTCCGGCGTGACCGTCCAGCCGTGCGCGTTGGGGGCCGTGGGCGGTGTCGCGGTCATCGACACTCCGAACGTGCGGCGCTCCGCCTCCGTCTTGTCGTCGCCGCAGCCCAGACACATCAGGGTCGCGGCCACCGCGAGCGTGTCGCGCAGCAGGGCAGGGGTTCTTGGCATCACAGGTGGACCTCCAGGGTGAGCGAGGCCGTGCGTGGCGACCCCGCGGTGAAATGCCGGGCCGGTACGAGGCTGGGCGGCGTGCTTGGGTCGAAGCGCGAGCTGTAGACGAACTCGCCGTCCCGCCAGCGCGTGTTCAGCAGGTTCTTCACGTCGAGCCGCAGGGCGAAGGCGCCCCGTCGCAGCGCGGCTTGTGCGTCCGCGAGGAACACCGTGCGGCTGAACTCGTCGTAGGGCAGGGGCCGGGGGCCGATGAGGGTGAGCCCCGTCCCCAATGACAGCAGGGCCCCCAGGCCGGGCAGCGGTCGCTCCCAGCCCAGGTCCGCTCGCGCGACCAGCGGCGCGAAATAGGGCAGGCGCGCGTCTGTCTTCGTCACCGTCGCGTTCGCGACCGTGGCGCTCAGCGCGGCCGTGAGGCCCGGCAGGGGACGGGCCTGCAAGGCGGCGGAGAGGCCCGTGCGCAGCGTCTCTCCCGTGAACACGGTGGTGCCCACGGTGTGGTCGAAGAAGAAGTCATCCTCCACCTGCGAGCCGAAGAGGCTGGCCTGGAAGGACAGACGTTGCCCTTCGCTCCGGGTCCCCAGCTCCGCGCCACGCACGTTCACGAAGGGGGCTTGTTCTCCCTCGGAGAGGCTTCGTGCCTGGGGCGAGCGGAAGCCGTCGCCATAGCTGGCGAAGAGGGCCCAGGTGTCCGTGAGGGCGTACTCAATGCCTGCCTTCGCGCCCCAGTGCACCCCGAAGGCGCTGCGTGAGTAACCCTGGCCGTCGTAGAAGCGCGGGTCCCGGAAGGCGAGCGCGTCGAAGACCTCGATGCCCAGGGCGTCGGCGCGGCCTCCCAGTTGGAAGGCCCAGCGGCCGAGGGGGAGCCTGGCTTCGGCGTAACCCCAGACATCCGTCTGGGTGATTTCCGCGTCCACTTCCTCCGCGAAGAAGGTGCCATCCGTTTCGCGGTAGCGGCGCTGCGTCTGCTGGATGCCGTCCCGTCTTCCTCCCAGGCCCAGCTCCAACGAGACGGGCTGGTCGAAGAGGGTGACCTGGCGGCGGTGCTCGGCGCGCAGGCCCAGCGTGGAGCCTCCGTTCGTCTGCTCCAGGCCGTCACCCCGGTCGTCCACGCGGTAGCCGGTGAAGTTGTTGCGCAGCCTCAGGTCCGAGAGGATTCCGAAGGCCTCCAGCCGCGTGCGCGCCGTGCCTTCTCGCGGCAGGTCCACGCCGAACAGGAGCTGGTGCCTGGACACCGTTCCGCCCTGGCGTGGGAAGGAGCCGGAGTAGAACGTGCGCCGGCCGGCTTCCAGGTCGTCCTCGCGCACCACGCCCGGTGAGTCGAAGCGCGTGAAGTAGCTGCCCCCGAGGACCCGGGCCTTCAGGCCGTGGCCCAGGTCGAATTGGGCCTGCGCGAGGAGGGAGGCGCGACCGTAGGCCCGCTGCGGGCCGAAGCCTTCACCCTCGCCCAGCTCGGCCGCGGCGAAGGTGCCGGGATCCTCTCCCGGACGGACGGTCACGACGAGGCGACGCTGGCCGAACTGGCCCAGGGTTCCCGCGAACTCAACGCCCTGCTCCCGGGCGCCCAGGTCCATCCGCACGGTGCCCGCGACCGCGAAGTCTCCCTGGAAGGCTCGGTAGGAGCCCTCCGTGACCTCCAGCGACTGCACGAGCTCCGGGATGATGAAGTTGGTGTCCGCGTAGCCGAGCGCGTGGATGTGGCTCACCTCGTTCACCGGCAGTCCACCGACGTTCAGCTCGACGTCCTGGCCATGTAGCGCGTCGAAGCCTCGGAGGAAGAGCTGCTGCGCCTTGCCCTCGCCGCTGTGCTGCGAGGCCACGAGGCCCGGGACCACCCGCAGCACGTCCACCGCGTTCGTGCGCGGCGCCGTGTCGAGGATGTCCCGGCCGATGGTCACCTCCGATGCGCTTCGCGCCGGACGCGCGCCTCGCACCACGGTGGCGCGCTGCTTCGTGCCTTCGTCCGGGACGGAAGGTTCAGGCGGTGGGGTCGCGTCAGAAGCGGTGGTGGGAGCTGGCGCGGCGGGGTGTCCTGGCTCGGTGGGTGGGGCGCTCGGACTTGGAGACGCGGAGGGGAGCGCCTGCGGCGCGATGCCCGGGCTGCTGAGCGGCCCCCCCGGTTCGGTCGACGGTGCGGAGGCTGGCGCCTGCGGCTTGTTGGCTGATGCCGGTGTGTCGCTTTCGACATGGCCAGGCGTGGGCATGTCTTGCGTTGCTTCGTCGCTTGTTCCCGCGCGTCCGGTTCCGGCGAGGCTGATCAGTAGCGGCTCGTGGGTAGACCCTTCGGCCTGGGCTGGTTGTGTTCGCGGCTGTGTCGGCGTGGCGCTTGTCACCGCGGCAGCCGCTTCCTGGCCGGAGCGCGGCACCGCGTGAAGGCACGTCGACAGCGTGGCGATGGCGAAGAGCAACATGGGCACGGGAGACAACGGCACGAGGGAATGGCGGTACGTCCCAGGCACGCGACTCGACGCGCGCGCCCGGGACGCAATGAATGAAGGACAGCGCGAGGCCCAACGCGCCCATGGCCCGTTCCTGGCTCAGGCCAGACGGGTCCCATGCACGCGAAGCGTCCTGACGAAGGTGCGGAGGAGGCTGCTCCTTCTACGGACCCTGGGGCATCGCGGTGGACCGCCAGCGCTGGCCTGGCGACCACGCCGGCACCCGCGCCTGCTCCACCCGCCACGACACCCACCGCAACGAGGGCGGCAGGTACACCGTCCAGCTCGCCGCCACCGCCAACAGGTGCTCCACCGAGCCTGCCTGATGCTGGTGGCCCTGCTGGCCGTCATCCCCTTGCGGCTCGCCTCCGCGTCCGGCTTCCGCCGCGCACGTGGACGGCTTCGCCTGGGATGCGCTCACGATTCGCGCGAGCGCCCCTTCCGACTCCGCTGACGCGCCGCAGGGGGCCTTCGCTTCGCCCCCTTCGCGGTGGACGTGGCTCGCCGGCCCGTGTGCGTGGGTGTGCCCACTGCGGCCTACACCGTGCCCCACCACCGCGTGCAGCACGGGCGCCACCGCGAGCCCGTACACCAGGACCATCAGTCCCAGGCATGCCAGGTCACGTCGGTCTCGGGAGTCCCACACGGCGGTTCGTTCGCGCGAAAAACGGCTGTCGTCCAGGACGACGGGTGATCGGTTCTCGCCTCCCTAGCCGTCCGCCCCTGGACACGCAAGCAGCCTCCCCAAGCCCGCTGCCCGACACTGTCCCCGCCGTTCCGCCCCCTTGCCCGTGGACCTCTTGACGCATTGCATTGGAATCCGCTGCAGCCGAAGTCTTCCCGTCATAGACTCCTGGGGTGCGTTCT
This genomic interval carries:
- a CDS encoding tetratricopeptide repeat protein, with product MRGVLWVCAGALAIHLIPLFLPRNMPEQELAIARATPDINSRLTFLVPLKTNDKATAADLRAAAELLREGAPAEAHDLALEAERRDPTAVETQLLLARICDLERMGRCVEQSLRKANQLAPTDARADLLRADLSEEKGDFAGAMEALARAHQRIPGDVQVGVRYGRLLSRLRQPDEALKVFASLEGRLPPARLLVERGLVFGKEGRGREAVKMLQQAVQADPMLAEGHFQLGLAWAQLGNDDAAEEALRRADRLNVTDTRALATLCTLQVKSGRLEGARQTRSDLERRFPQRMDAIREQCRLP
- a CDS encoding tetratricopeptide repeat protein, whose protein sequence is MNTLEYLQRARELLGRGQPELAESALSDAIDAAVAAEDLVLLTQARFALGELLFQQGRDEEAIPFLQAVVRTERADGSVDAPVIASARMLRQIRGQEPR
- a CDS encoding DUF7577 domain-containing protein; translated protein: MKRVQFSVHRTVGEARMLAGALEAAGLSVDVRGESLAPLSGEIPSTEAWVELWLWPQELEAGRQVLAELQANQEASNRSVTCPRCGEEIPANFELCWSCGLELPSNLRPHLRAV
- a CDS encoding SlyX family protein, coding for MGQHSPAEKTAMEDKRLVELEIRYTQQQELLQELSDVLYQQGRVIDTLRVELDRLKLKLEAEPGLVDARQQERPPHY
- a CDS encoding TonB-dependent receptor domain-containing protein — its product is MPTPGHVESDTPASANKPQAPASAPSTEPGGPLSSPGIAPQALPSASPSPSAPPTEPGHPAAPAPTTASDATPPPEPSVPDEGTKQRATVVRGARPARSASEVTIGRDILDTAPRTNAVDVLRVVPGLVASQHSGEGKAQQLFLRGFDALHGQDVELNVGGLPVNEVSHIHALGYADTNFIIPELVQSLEVTEGSYRAFQGDFAVAGTVRMDLGAREQGVEFAGTLGQFGQRRLVVTVRPGEDPGTFAAAELGEGEGFGPQRAYGRASLLAQAQFDLGHGLKARVLGGSYFTRFDSPGVVREDDLEAGRRTFYSGSFPRQGGTVSRHQLLFGVDLPREGTARTRLEAFGILSDLRLRNNFTGYRVDDRGDGLEQTNGGSTLGLRAEHRRQVTLFDQPVSLELGLGGRRDGIQQTQRRYRETDGTFFAEEVDAEITQTDVWGYAEARLPLGRWAFQLGGRADALGIEVFDALAFRDPRFYDGQGYSRSAFGVHWGAKAGIEYALTDTWALFASYGDGFRSPQARSLSEGEQAPFVNVRGAELGTRSEGQRLSFQASLFGSQVEDDFFFDHTVGTTVFTGETLRTGLSAALQARPLPGLTAALSATVANATVTKTDARLPYFAPLVARADLGWERPLPGLGALLSLGTGLTLIGPRPLPYDEFSRTVFLADAQAALRRGAFALRLDVKNLLNTRWRDGEFVYSSRFDPSTPPSLVPARHFTAGSPRTASLTLEVHL